In Rhizobiales bacterium NRL2, a genomic segment contains:
- a CDS encoding propionyl-CoA carboxylase, producing the protein MSWQERIDEIQRRRKLAVEQGGAEAVGRQHAKGRLTLRERIGRLLDEGSFAELGRTAGVAEPAEDGGKAGFTPANFILGFGRVDGRTCVVGGEDFTVRGGSPTPAGLRKSVYAEDVALRYRVPLIRLHEGGGGSVTGSGGKDSSGPVGSSVGEPHRFLSVAQTLGTVPVAAAALGPVAGLPAARLVASHFSVMTKETAQVLIAGPAVVERALGVSVTKEELGGPQVHLKSGAVDNLADDEDDAFRQIRRFLSYLPPNVDHLPPVADCDDPVDRCEDALADIVPTDRRRAYDQRKLIEMVVDCGSFFETGRQYGPGQIVGLARLNGQPVGVFGNDCRFYAGAMTADGARKARRFIEFCETFHLPIVAFVDEPGFMIGPDSEKAGTIRPGTSAVLAAASCEVPWCSVAIKKSFGVAAAAHYGNHAHVLAWPSAESGPLPVEGGVAVAFGREIAAADDPEALRADLERKMAERQSPFSRAESFAYHDLIDPRETRPQLCQWLELNRHRIEALPKAGPRRFYTRP; encoded by the coding sequence GTGAGCTGGCAGGAACGCATCGACGAGATTCAAAGGCGGCGCAAGCTGGCTGTGGAGCAGGGCGGGGCCGAGGCTGTCGGGCGCCAGCACGCCAAGGGCCGGCTGACGCTCAGGGAGCGGATCGGGCGGCTGCTGGACGAGGGCAGTTTCGCCGAACTGGGCCGCACGGCCGGCGTTGCCGAACCTGCGGAAGATGGCGGGAAGGCCGGCTTCACCCCGGCCAACTTCATCCTCGGCTTCGGCCGCGTCGACGGCCGGACCTGCGTCGTCGGCGGTGAGGATTTCACCGTGCGCGGCGGCTCACCGACGCCTGCCGGGCTGCGAAAGTCGGTCTATGCCGAGGACGTGGCGCTGCGCTATCGCGTCCCGCTGATCCGCCTGCACGAAGGCGGCGGCGGTTCGGTCACCGGTTCCGGCGGCAAGGACTCCTCGGGTCCGGTCGGTTCTTCGGTGGGGGAGCCGCATCGCTTCCTGTCGGTGGCGCAGACGCTGGGCACCGTCCCGGTCGCCGCCGCGGCGCTGGGCCCCGTCGCCGGCCTGCCGGCGGCGCGGCTGGTGGCCAGCCATTTCAGCGTGATGACGAAGGAGACGGCCCAGGTCCTGATTGCCGGTCCGGCGGTGGTGGAGCGCGCCCTGGGCGTCTCCGTGACCAAGGAGGAACTGGGCGGGCCGCAGGTGCACCTGAAGAGCGGCGCGGTCGACAATCTTGCCGACGACGAGGACGACGCCTTCCGCCAGATCCGCCGCTTCCTGAGCTACCTGCCGCCCAATGTCGACCACCTGCCGCCGGTCGCCGATTGCGACGACCCGGTCGACCGATGCGAGGATGCGCTGGCCGATATCGTGCCGACGGACCGTCGCCGCGCCTACGACCAGCGCAAGCTCATCGAGATGGTGGTCGACTGTGGCAGCTTCTTCGAGACCGGCCGGCAGTACGGGCCGGGTCAGATCGTCGGCCTGGCGCGTCTGAACGGACAACCCGTCGGCGTATTCGGCAATGACTGCCGCTTCTACGCCGGTGCGATGACCGCCGACGGCGCACGCAAGGCCCGGCGTTTCATCGAATTCTGCGAGACCTTCCACCTGCCGATCGTCGCCTTCGTGGACGAGCCCGGCTTCATGATCGGCCCGGATTCCGAGAAGGCCGGCACCATCCGGCCCGGAACGTCGGCGGTGCTGGCCGCGGCGAGCTGCGAAGTGCCGTGGTGTTCGGTGGCGATCAAGAAGAGCTTCGGCGTCGCTGCGGCGGCGCATTACGGCAATCACGCCCATGTCCTGGCCTGGCCGTCTGCCGAGTCGGGGCCGCTGCCCGTCGAGGGCGGTGTCGCCGTCGCCTTTGGCCGCGAGATCGCCGCCGCCGACGACCCGGAGGCCTTGCGCGCGGATCTGGAGCGGAAGATGGCGGAGCGCCAGTCACCCTTCTCCCGCGCCGAAAGCTTCGCCTATCACGACCTCATCGACCCGCGGGAGACGCGGCCCCAGCTCTGTCAGTGGCTGGAGCTGAACAGACACCGCATCGAGGCCCTGCCCAAGGCCGGGCCGCGGCGGTTCTACACCCGTCCCTGA
- a CDS encoding MucR family transcriptional regulator codes for MNANAAEGGAPTHQDLLEMTAEVAAAYVSNNVVPSDELPELISRIHAALASAGTAVEEPEPENQKPAVSIRRSITPDYLICLEDGKKLKMLKRYLRTNFDMSPEEYRAKWNLPSDYPMVAPNYAKKRAEMAKAIGLGRGGRRRAKA; via the coding sequence ATGAACGCGAATGCAGCGGAAGGTGGGGCTCCGACCCATCAGGATTTGCTGGAGATGACGGCGGAAGTCGCCGCGGCCTATGTCTCCAACAACGTCGTTCCTTCCGATGAACTGCCGGAGCTGATCAGCCGTATTCATGCGGCCCTGGCCTCCGCCGGCACCGCGGTGGAGGAGCCGGAACCGGAAAACCAGAAGCCGGCGGTCAGCATTCGGCGTTCGATCACGCCCGACTACCTGATCTGTCTGGAAGACGGCAAGAAGCTGAAGATGCTGAAGCGCTATCTGCGCACCAACTTCGACATGTCGCCCGAAGAATACCGAGCGAAGTGGAACCTGCCGTCCGATTACCCGATGGTGGCGCCCAACTACGCCAAGAAGCGCGCCGAGATGGCCAAGGCGATCGGCCTCGGCCGGGGTGGACGCCGCCGCGCCAAGGCCTGA
- a CDS encoding succinylglutamate desuccinylase: MEKQAARADLMPIDLSGLRRGNTGIDYAHRFDSGRPGPEVLVAAVVHGNELCGVHALVRALATEPRPERGALTFCFCNVAAYLGFDPAAPARARFVDEDFNRLWDAETLDSPRRSSELHRARRIRPLIEQADLMLDLHSMQTGGEPLMLAGTAERGRALAIRVGFPRIVVADPGHAAGRRMRDFGGFGAANGTRTALLAECGQHRDPAAADNATEVLARFLTATGTLRPDVARRICDWPERPAPRVIEVTDRVTIRGQSFRFVGNPENLDMIEKAGTVIGHDGGRPVETPYDNCVLIMPSRRLATGQTAVRLGRYVA, translated from the coding sequence ATGGAAAAACAAGCCGCACGCGCAGATCTGATGCCGATCGACCTGTCGGGTCTGCGCCGAGGCAATACCGGCATCGACTATGCGCATCGTTTCGACAGCGGCCGGCCGGGCCCCGAGGTCCTGGTGGCGGCCGTCGTTCACGGCAACGAACTGTGCGGCGTGCATGCGCTGGTCCGGGCCCTGGCGACGGAACCGCGTCCCGAGCGCGGCGCACTGACGTTCTGCTTCTGCAATGTCGCCGCCTATCTGGGTTTCGACCCCGCTGCGCCCGCCCGGGCGCGTTTCGTCGACGAGGATTTCAACCGGCTCTGGGACGCGGAAACGCTGGACAGCCCGCGGCGGTCCAGCGAACTCCACCGCGCCCGGCGGATCAGGCCGCTGATCGAGCAGGCGGATCTGATGCTGGATCTGCATTCGATGCAGACGGGCGGCGAACCGCTGATGCTTGCAGGGACCGCTGAGCGGGGCCGGGCGCTTGCCATCCGGGTCGGATTTCCACGCATCGTTGTCGCCGACCCGGGCCACGCCGCCGGCCGGCGGATGCGGGATTTCGGTGGTTTCGGCGCCGCGAACGGAACGCGCACGGCATTGCTGGCCGAATGCGGCCAGCACCGCGATCCGGCTGCTGCGGACAACGCCACGGAGGTGCTGGCGCGATTTCTGACAGCCACGGGAACGCTGCGTCCGGATGTGGCGCGGCGGATCTGCGACTGGCCGGAGCGGCCCGCGCCGCGTGTCATCGAAGTGACCGACCGGGTGACGATCCGCGGTCAGAGTTTCCGCTTCGTCGGCAATCCCGAGAATCTCGACATGATCGAAAAGGCCGGCACCGTGATCGGTCACGACGGGGGCCGGCCGGTCGAGACACCCTACGACAATTGCGTGCTGATCATGCCCTCCAGACGGCTGGCCACCGGCCAGACCGCGGTCCGGCTGGGACGGTATGTGGCTTGA
- a CDS encoding potassium transporter TrkA, with protein sequence MVEPTLQMWLVLGVIAVAVAVYASERLSIELTSLLVVAALTATFHFLPATPLPEMPAINTRALLAGLADPALITVLALMVIGQGMIRTGALDAPIRRMAALRKIHPFLAVFAGLVTVAVTSGILNNTPVVVIFIPIMVALSAQLRRSASRVMIPLSYAAILGGMTTLIGSSTNLLVAAAAKNAGAEAIGFFDFTLIGVMLASVGLVYVIFVAPKLLPDRSSYAQSLTEGVAGKQFIAQIDIRSGSSLIGETARAGLFPSLPGITVRLIQRREESILPPFDGIELQAGDELIVAATRKSLTEAISRTPDLRSALHASDDLPAADDNEQKMDRDFVLAEVVVAPASRIIGRNLAQIVFHTRTRCTVIGIQRRSRMIRQGLHDIRLEAGDVLLLLGHRTDVQRLRGNRDVILQEWSADDLPAIEYAGRSTLIFASVVAAAATGVLPIVVAALLGAAAMLLTGCLNIHQAMRAMDRRVALMIWAALAMGTALHGTGGASFIAQNLMTALDGAPPLAVLSVYFLIVAGFTNILSNNATAVLFTPIGIGLAQSLQIDWEVFIFATLFAANCSFATPMGYQTNLLVMGPGHYRFADYLRAGIPLILIIWAAYTAVAAVIYDL encoded by the coding sequence ATGGTGGAACCGACATTGCAGATGTGGCTGGTGCTGGGCGTCATCGCCGTCGCGGTCGCCGTCTATGCCAGCGAACGGCTCTCGATCGAGCTGACCTCGCTGCTCGTTGTCGCCGCGCTGACCGCGACCTTCCACTTCCTCCCGGCGACGCCGTTGCCGGAAATGCCGGCGATCAACACCCGCGCTCTGCTTGCCGGCCTGGCCGATCCGGCGCTGATCACGGTGCTGGCCCTGATGGTGATCGGCCAGGGCATGATCCGTACAGGCGCGCTGGATGCACCCATCCGGCGCATGGCGGCGTTGCGCAAAATTCACCCCTTTCTGGCGGTCTTTGCGGGCTTGGTCACCGTAGCGGTGACCAGCGGCATTCTGAACAACACCCCGGTGGTCGTCATCTTCATTCCCATCATGGTCGCCCTGTCGGCACAGCTCCGCCGGAGCGCCAGCCGCGTGATGATTCCACTGAGCTACGCAGCGATCCTGGGCGGCATGACCACGCTGATCGGCTCCTCGACCAACCTGCTGGTCGCCGCGGCGGCGAAGAACGCCGGCGCCGAGGCCATCGGCTTCTTCGACTTCACCCTGATCGGCGTGATGCTGGCTTCGGTGGGCCTCGTCTACGTCATCTTCGTCGCCCCGAAACTGCTGCCGGACCGGTCCAGCTACGCCCAGAGCCTGACGGAGGGCGTCGCGGGCAAGCAGTTCATCGCCCAGATCGATATCCGATCCGGCTCCTCCCTGATCGGCGAGACCGCCCGGGCGGGGCTTTTCCCCAGCCTGCCGGGCATCACCGTGCGCCTGATCCAGCGGCGCGAGGAATCGATCCTGCCGCCCTTCGACGGCATCGAACTGCAGGCCGGCGACGAACTCATCGTGGCCGCGACGCGCAAGTCGCTCACGGAGGCCATCAGCCGGACACCGGACCTGCGGTCGGCGCTGCACGCCAGCGACGACCTGCCCGCGGCGGACGACAACGAGCAGAAGATGGACCGCGACTTCGTGCTGGCCGAGGTCGTGGTGGCGCCGGCAAGCCGGATCATCGGCCGCAACCTGGCGCAGATCGTCTTTCACACCCGCACGCGCTGCACCGTCATCGGCATCCAGCGGCGCAGCCGGATGATCCGCCAGGGCCTGCACGATATCCGCCTGGAGGCGGGCGACGTGCTGCTGCTGCTGGGACACCGCACCGACGTGCAGCGTCTGCGCGGCAACCGCGACGTCATCCTGCAGGAATGGTCGGCCGACGATCTGCCGGCCATCGAGTACGCCGGCCGGTCGACCCTGATCTTCGCCAGCGTGGTCGCCGCCGCCGCCACCGGCGTGCTGCCCATTGTCGTGGCGGCCCTGCTGGGGGCCGCGGCGATGCTGCTGACAGGCTGCCTCAACATCCACCAGGCCATGCGCGCCATGGACCGCCGCGTGGCGCTGATGATCTGGGCCGCGCTGGCCATGGGCACCGCGCTCCACGGCACAGGCGGCGCGTCCTTCATCGCCCAGAACCTGATGACCGCGCTGGACGGGGCGCCGCCGCTGGCGGTGCTGTCGGTGTATTTCCTGATCGTGGCCGGTTTCACCAACATCCTGTCGAACAACGCCACGGCCGTGCTGTTCACGCCGATCGGGATCGGCCTTGCCCAGTCGCTGCAGATCGACTGGGAGGTGTTCATTTTCGCCACCCTGTTCGCCGCCAACTGTTCCTTCGCGACGCCCATGGGCTACCAGACCAACCTGCTGGTCATGGGCCCAGGCCATTATCGGTTCGCGGACTATCTGAGAGCCGGCATTCCGCTGATCCTCATCATCTGGGCCGCCTACACCGCGGTCGCCGCCGTGATCTACGATCTTTAG
- a CDS encoding arginyltransferase translates to MKRVQIPLRHFFATPPTPCPYLSGKMERKVVTLLSGEEPDHLHSVLSTAGFRRSQDLAYRPACDDCNACVPVRIPAARFRPNRTQRKNWRRNSDLQARIMPAVATREHYILFRQYLSSRHAEGGMAEMRFGDYRAMIEDTPVDSCLVEFRDREQTLRAVCLTDRMQDGFSLVYSYFRPSDAARSLGTYIVQWHVQHAIAEGLDHVYLGYWIADSRKMSYKSAFRPLEQLTADGWEDLGRGEDSADQFAN, encoded by the coding sequence ATGAAGCGCGTCCAGATTCCGCTCAGGCACTTCTTCGCCACGCCGCCCACGCCCTGTCCGTATCTGTCAGGCAAGATGGAACGCAAGGTCGTGACGCTGCTTTCGGGCGAGGAGCCGGATCACCTGCACAGCGTGCTTTCGACCGCAGGGTTCCGGCGCAGCCAGGATCTGGCCTATCGCCCCGCCTGCGACGACTGCAACGCCTGCGTGCCGGTGCGCATTCCCGCCGCGCGGTTCAGGCCCAACCGGACCCAGCGCAAGAACTGGCGGCGCAACAGCGACCTTCAGGCGCGGATCATGCCCGCGGTCGCGACGCGGGAGCATTACATCCTGTTCCGTCAGTACCTGTCGTCGCGCCATGCCGAAGGCGGCATGGCCGAGATGCGCTTCGGCGACTACCGCGCCATGATCGAGGATACGCCGGTCGACAGTTGTCTGGTCGAGTTCCGCGATCGGGAACAGACGTTACGCGCGGTATGTCTGACCGACCGGATGCAGGACGGCTTCTCGCTGGTCTACAGTTACTTCCGTCCCTCCGATGCAGCGCGCAGCTTGGGCACCTACATCGTCCAGTGGCATGTGCAGCACGCCATCGCCGAAGGCCTCGATCACGTCTATCTGGGCTACTGGATCGCCGACAGCCGCAAGATGTCCTACAAGTCGGCCTTCCGGCCCCTGGAGCAACTTACCGCCGATGGATGGGAAGACCTCGGCCGGGGCGAGGATAGCGCCGATCAGTTCGCGAACTGA
- a CDS encoding DNA-binding protein, with translation MVALAKFRIGDIVRHRIFPFRGVIFDVDPEFNNTEEWWLRIPEHMRPRKDQPFYHLLAENEESTYIAYVSEQNLLWDESGEPVSHPQVDEFFSKIQDGRYVPMNQFAN, from the coding sequence ATGGTGGCTTTGGCGAAATTCCGCATCGGCGATATCGTGCGCCACCGCATCTTTCCGTTTCGTGGCGTGATCTTCGACGTCGACCCGGAGTTCAACAACACGGAAGAGTGGTGGCTCAGAATCCCGGAACATATGCGTCCGCGGAAGGACCAGCCCTTCTATCACCTGCTGGCCGAGAACGAGGAATCCACCTATATCGCCTATGTCTCGGAGCAGAACCTGCTGTGGGACGAGTCCGGCGAGCCGGTCAGCCATCCGCAGGTGGACGAATTCTTCTCGAAGATTCAGGACGGGCGCTACGTCCCGATGAATCAGTTCGCGAACTGA
- a CDS encoding arsenical-resistance protein, with amino-acid sequence MPIFERFLTLWVGLCIIAGIALGELAPGLFSVFASLEYANVNLVVAVLIWAMVYPMMVAVDFASLSRVTEQPRGLLITLMVNWLIKPFTMAFLGVIFFKHVFAGLIPPADADSYIAGLILLGAAPCTAMVFVWSQLTRGDPNYTLVQVSVNDVIMVFAYAPIVALLLGVTSIPVPWDTLVLSVALYVVVPLGAGVLTRRHLLRRGGEQAVGELTARVKPFSVIGLLATVVLLFGFQGQVILAQPLVITLIAAPLLIQSYGIFALAYAAAWGLRVPFRVAAPCAMIGTSNFFELAVAVAISLYGLNSGAALATVVGVLVEVPVMLSLVAFANRTRGWFDTRSAETERTSPQR; translated from the coding sequence GTGCCGATATTCGAACGCTTCCTGACCCTCTGGGTCGGACTCTGCATCATCGCGGGAATCGCACTCGGCGAGCTCGCGCCGGGACTCTTCAGCGTCTTCGCCTCGCTCGAATACGCCAATGTGAACCTCGTCGTCGCGGTTCTGATCTGGGCGATGGTCTACCCGATGATGGTGGCGGTGGATTTCGCCAGCCTTTCGCGCGTCACGGAACAGCCGCGCGGTCTGCTGATCACCTTGATGGTCAACTGGCTGATCAAGCCGTTCACCATGGCCTTCCTGGGCGTGATCTTCTTCAAGCATGTCTTCGCCGGCCTGATTCCGCCCGCTGACGCCGACTCCTACATCGCCGGACTGATCCTGCTGGGCGCCGCGCCCTGCACGGCGATGGTCTTCGTCTGGTCCCAGCTCACCCGCGGCGACCCCAACTACACCCTGGTGCAGGTCAGCGTGAACGACGTGATCATGGTGTTCGCCTATGCGCCGATCGTCGCGCTCCTGCTCGGCGTCACCAGCATTCCGGTTCCGTGGGACACGCTGGTGCTTTCGGTCGCGCTCTACGTCGTGGTGCCGCTCGGCGCCGGCGTGCTGACACGGCGCCATCTGCTCCGGCGCGGCGGCGAACAGGCAGTTGGAGAACTGACGGCGCGGGTCAAGCCGTTCTCGGTCATCGGCCTGCTCGCCACCGTCGTGCTGCTGTTCGGCTTCCAGGGACAGGTGATTCTGGCGCAGCCGCTTGTCATCACGCTGATTGCGGCGCCGCTTCTGATCCAGTCCTACGGCATCTTCGCGCTCGCCTACGCGGCGGCCTGGGGACTGCGCGTGCCGTTCAGGGTCGCCGCGCCCTGCGCCATGATCGGCACGTCGAATTTCTTCGAGCTTGCCGTGGCCGTGGCGATCAGCCTGTACGGCCTGAACTCCGGCGCGGCGCTGGCCACCGTGGTCGGCGTGCTGGTCGAAGTGCCGGTGATGCTGTCGCTCGTCGCCTTCGCCAACCGTACCCGGGGCTGGTTCGACACGCGGTCGGCGGAGACGGAGCGGACCAGTCCTCAGCGGTAG
- a CDS encoding molecular chaperone DjlA: MSIWGKLIGGGLGFAFGGPIGALLGGVAGHAVDRYRETEEEQDQEALEDGRPAATKQIAFTIGVIVLGAKMAKADGVVTSDEVAAFREVFQVPPDELKNVARVFNQAKQDATGYEPYARQIAGMFKEDPEVLEDLLAGLMHIARADNVIHPNEVAFLKSVAEIFGISAGDYRRLHATYLGPDGEDPYAVLGISGDATDSEVKAAYRSLIKKNHPDRAIAQGMPEEFVAVANEKLARINEAYDRISKERGLG; this comes from the coding sequence ATGAGTATCTGGGGGAAGTTGATCGGCGGCGGACTGGGGTTCGCCTTCGGGGGTCCGATCGGGGCGCTGCTGGGCGGCGTCGCCGGCCACGCGGTCGACCGCTACCGGGAGACCGAGGAAGAGCAGGACCAGGAGGCGCTTGAAGACGGGCGCCCCGCCGCGACCAAGCAGATTGCGTTCACCATCGGCGTCATCGTGCTGGGCGCCAAGATGGCGAAGGCCGACGGGGTCGTGACCTCCGACGAGGTCGCGGCCTTCCGGGAAGTCTTCCAGGTGCCGCCGGACGAGTTGAAGAACGTCGCGCGCGTTTTCAACCAGGCCAAGCAGGACGCCACCGGCTACGAACCCTACGCCCGCCAGATCGCCGGCATGTTCAAGGAAGATCCGGAGGTTCTGGAGGATCTGCTGGCCGGCCTGATGCATATCGCGCGGGCGGACAACGTGATCCACCCGAACGAAGTGGCCTTCCTGAAATCCGTCGCCGAGATCTTCGGCATCAGCGCCGGCGACTACCGCCGCCTGCACGCCACCTATCTCGGGCCCGATGGCGAGGATCCCTACGCCGTGCTCGGCATCTCGGGCGACGCCACGGACAGCGAGGTCAAGGCCGCCTATCGCAGCCTGATCAAGAAGAACCATCCTGACCGAGCCATCGCCCAGGGCATGCCGGAGGAGTTCGTCGCCGTGGCCAACGAGAAGCTGGCCCGGATCAACGAGGCCTATGACCGGATTTCGAAGGAACGGGGCCTGGGCTGA